Proteins encoded within one genomic window of Papio anubis isolate 15944 chromosome X, Panubis1.0, whole genome shotgun sequence:
- the NOX1 gene encoding NADPH oxidase 1 isoform X2, whose translation MGNWVVNHWFSVLFLAVWLGLNVFLFVDAFLKYETADRYYYTRKILGSTLACARASALCLNFNSMLILLPVCRSLLSFLRGTCSFCSRTLRKQLDHNLTFHKLVAYMICLHTAIHIIAHLFNFDRYSRSRQATDGSLVSILSSLSHDETKGGSWLNPIQFRNMTVEYVTFTSIAGLTGVIMTIALILMVTSATEFIRRSYFEVFWYTHHLFIFYILGLGIHGIGGIVRGQTEESINEGHPHKCAEYFEMWDDHDCRCRRPEFEGQPPESWKWILAPVILYICERILRFYRSQQKVVITKVVMHPSKVLELQMNKRGFSMEVGQYIFVNCPSISPLEWHPFTLTSAPEEDFFSIHIRAAGDWTENLIRAFEQQYSPIPRIEVDGPFGTASEDVFQYEVAVLVGAGIGVTPFASILKSIWYKFRCADHNLKTKKIYFYWICRETGAFSWFNDLLTSLEQEMEELGKVGHAALNFDKATDILTGLKQKTSFGRPMWDNEFSTIATSHPKSVVGVFLCGPQTLAKSLRKCCHRYSSLDPRKVQFYFNKENF comes from the exons TCAACATTGGCCTGTGCCCGAGCGTCTGCTCTCTGCTTGAATTTTAACAGCATGCTGATCCTGCTTCCTGTGTGCCGCAGTCTGCTGTCCTTCCTGAGGGGCACCTGCTCA TTTTGCAGTCGCACACTGAGAAAGCAATTGGATCACAACCTTACCTTCCACAAGCTGGTGGCCTATATGATCTGCCTACATACAG CTATTCACATCATTGCACACCTGTTTAACTTTGACCGCTATAGCAGAAGCCGACAGGCCACAGATGGCTCACTTGTCTCCATTCTCTCCAGCCTATCTCATGATGAGACAAAGGGGGGTTCTTGGCTAAATCCCATCCAGTTCCGAAACATG ACAGTGGAGTATGTGACATTCACCAGCATTGCTGGTCTCACTGGAGTGATCATGACAATAGCCTTGATTCTCATGGTAACTTCAGCTACTGAGTTCATCCGGAGGAGTTATTTTGAGGTCTTCTGGTATACTCACCACCTTTTTATCTTCTATATCCTTGGCTTAGGGATTCACGGCATTGG TGGAATTGTCCGGGGTCAAACAGAGGAGAGCATAAATGAGGGTCATCCTCACAAGTGTGCAGAGTATTTTGAGATGTGGGATGATCATGATTGCCGCTGTAGGCGCCCTGAGTTTGAAGGGCAGCCCCCTGAG tcttggaagtggatccttgCACCGGTCATTCTTTATATCTGTGAAAGGATCCTCCGGTTTTATCGCTCCCAGCAGAAAGTTGTGATTACCAAG GTTGTTATGCACCCATCCAAAGTTTTGGAATTGCAGATGAACAAGCGTGGCTTCAGCATGGAAGTGGGGCAGTATATCTTTGTTAATTGCCCCTCAATCTCTCCCCTGGAATGGCATCCTTTTACTTTGACCTCTGCTCCAGAGGAAGATTTCTTCTCCATTCATATCCGAGCAGCAGGGGACTGGACAGAAAATCTCATAAGGGCTTTTGAACAACAGTATTCACCAATTCCCAG GATTGAAGTGGATGGTCCCTTTGGCACAGCCAGTGAGGATGTTTTCCAGTATGAAGTGGCTGTGCTGGTTGGAGCAGGAATTGGGGTCACCCCCTTTGCTTCTATCTTGAAATCCATCTGGTACAAATTCCGGTGTGCAGACCAcaacctcaaaacaaaaaag ATCTATTTCTACTGGATCTGCAGGGAGACAGGTGCCTTTTCCTGGTTCAACGACCTGTTGACTTCCCTGGAACAGGAGATGGAGGAATTAGGCAAA GTTGGTCATGCAGCATTAAACTTTGACAAGGCCACTGACATCCTGACAGGTCTGAAACAGAAAACCTCCTTTGGGAGACCAATGTGGGACAATGAGTTTTCTACAATAGCTACCTCCCACCCTAA GTCTGTAGTGGGAGTTTTCTTATGTGGCCCTCAGACTTTGGCAAAGAGCCTGCGCAAATGCTGTCACCGATATTCCAGTCTGGATCCTAGAAAAGTTCAATTCTACttcaacaaagaaaatttttGA
- the NOX1 gene encoding NADPH oxidase 1 isoform X1: protein MGNWVVNHWFSVLFLAVWLGLNVFLFVDAFLKYETADRYYYTRKILGSTLACARASALCLNFNSMLILLPVCRSLLSFLRGTCSFCSRTLRKQLDHNLTFHKLVAYMICLHTAIHIIAHLFNFDRYSRSRQATDGSLVSILSSLSHDETKGGSWLNPIQFRNMTVEYVTFTSIAGLTGVIMTIALILMVTSATEFIRRSYFEVFWYTHHLFIFYILGLGIHGIGGIVRGQTEESINEGHPHKCAEYFEMWDDHDCRCRRPEFEGQPPESWKWILAPVILYICERILRFYRSQQKVVITKVVMHPSKVLELQMNKRGFSMEVGQYIFVNCPSISPLEWHPFTLTSAPEEDFFSIHIRAAGDWTENLIRAFEQQYSPIPRIEVDGPFGTASEDVFQYEVAVLVGAGIGVTPFASILKSIWYKFRCADHNLKTKKIYFYWICRETGAFSWFNDLLTSLEQEMEELGKVGFLNYRLFLTGWDSNIVGHAALNFDKATDILTGLKQKTSFGRPMWDNEFSTIATSHPKSVVGVFLCGPQTLAKSLRKCCHRYSSLDPRKVQFYFNKENF from the exons TCAACATTGGCCTGTGCCCGAGCGTCTGCTCTCTGCTTGAATTTTAACAGCATGCTGATCCTGCTTCCTGTGTGCCGCAGTCTGCTGTCCTTCCTGAGGGGCACCTGCTCA TTTTGCAGTCGCACACTGAGAAAGCAATTGGATCACAACCTTACCTTCCACAAGCTGGTGGCCTATATGATCTGCCTACATACAG CTATTCACATCATTGCACACCTGTTTAACTTTGACCGCTATAGCAGAAGCCGACAGGCCACAGATGGCTCACTTGTCTCCATTCTCTCCAGCCTATCTCATGATGAGACAAAGGGGGGTTCTTGGCTAAATCCCATCCAGTTCCGAAACATG ACAGTGGAGTATGTGACATTCACCAGCATTGCTGGTCTCACTGGAGTGATCATGACAATAGCCTTGATTCTCATGGTAACTTCAGCTACTGAGTTCATCCGGAGGAGTTATTTTGAGGTCTTCTGGTATACTCACCACCTTTTTATCTTCTATATCCTTGGCTTAGGGATTCACGGCATTGG TGGAATTGTCCGGGGTCAAACAGAGGAGAGCATAAATGAGGGTCATCCTCACAAGTGTGCAGAGTATTTTGAGATGTGGGATGATCATGATTGCCGCTGTAGGCGCCCTGAGTTTGAAGGGCAGCCCCCTGAG tcttggaagtggatccttgCACCGGTCATTCTTTATATCTGTGAAAGGATCCTCCGGTTTTATCGCTCCCAGCAGAAAGTTGTGATTACCAAG GTTGTTATGCACCCATCCAAAGTTTTGGAATTGCAGATGAACAAGCGTGGCTTCAGCATGGAAGTGGGGCAGTATATCTTTGTTAATTGCCCCTCAATCTCTCCCCTGGAATGGCATCCTTTTACTTTGACCTCTGCTCCAGAGGAAGATTTCTTCTCCATTCATATCCGAGCAGCAGGGGACTGGACAGAAAATCTCATAAGGGCTTTTGAACAACAGTATTCACCAATTCCCAG GATTGAAGTGGATGGTCCCTTTGGCACAGCCAGTGAGGATGTTTTCCAGTATGAAGTGGCTGTGCTGGTTGGAGCAGGAATTGGGGTCACCCCCTTTGCTTCTATCTTGAAATCCATCTGGTACAAATTCCGGTGTGCAGACCAcaacctcaaaacaaaaaag ATCTATTTCTACTGGATCTGCAGGGAGACAGGTGCCTTTTCCTGGTTCAACGACCTGTTGACTTCCCTGGAACAGGAGATGGAGGAATTAGGCAAAGTGGGTTTTCTAAACTACCGTCTCTTTCTCACTGGATGGGACAGCAACATT GTTGGTCATGCAGCATTAAACTTTGACAAGGCCACTGACATCCTGACAGGTCTGAAACAGAAAACCTCCTTTGGGAGACCAATGTGGGACAATGAGTTTTCTACAATAGCTACCTCCCACCCTAA GTCTGTAGTGGGAGTTTTCTTATGTGGCCCTCAGACTTTGGCAAAGAGCCTGCGCAAATGCTGTCACCGATATTCCAGTCTGGATCCTAGAAAAGTTCAATTCTACttcaacaaagaaaatttttGA
- the NOX1 gene encoding NADPH oxidase 1 isoform X3, which translates to MGNWVVNHWFSVLFLAVWLGLNVFLFVDAFLKYETADRYYYTRKILGSTLACARASALCLNFNSMLILLPVCRSLLSFLRGTCSFCSRTLRKQLDHNLTFHKLVAYMICLHTAIHIIAHLFNFDRYSRSRQATDGSLVSILSSLSHDETKGGSWLNPIQFRNMTVEYVTFTSIAGLTGVIMTIALILMVTSATEFIRRSYFEVFWYTHHLFIFYILGLGIHGIGGIVRGQTEESINEGHPHKCAEYFEMWDDHDCRCRRPEFEGQPPESWKWILAPVILYICERILRFYRSQQKVVITKVVMHPSKVLELQMNKRGFSMEVGQYIFVNCPSISPLEWHPFTLTSAPEEDFFSIHIRAAGDWTENLIRAFEQQYSPIPRIEVDGPFGTASEDVFQYEVAVLVGAGIGVTPFASILKSIWYKFRCADHNLKTKKIYFYWICRETGAFSWFNDLLTSLEQEMEELGKVGFLNYRLFLTGWDSNIVCSGSFLMWPSDFGKEPAQMLSPIFQSGS; encoded by the exons TCAACATTGGCCTGTGCCCGAGCGTCTGCTCTCTGCTTGAATTTTAACAGCATGCTGATCCTGCTTCCTGTGTGCCGCAGTCTGCTGTCCTTCCTGAGGGGCACCTGCTCA TTTTGCAGTCGCACACTGAGAAAGCAATTGGATCACAACCTTACCTTCCACAAGCTGGTGGCCTATATGATCTGCCTACATACAG CTATTCACATCATTGCACACCTGTTTAACTTTGACCGCTATAGCAGAAGCCGACAGGCCACAGATGGCTCACTTGTCTCCATTCTCTCCAGCCTATCTCATGATGAGACAAAGGGGGGTTCTTGGCTAAATCCCATCCAGTTCCGAAACATG ACAGTGGAGTATGTGACATTCACCAGCATTGCTGGTCTCACTGGAGTGATCATGACAATAGCCTTGATTCTCATGGTAACTTCAGCTACTGAGTTCATCCGGAGGAGTTATTTTGAGGTCTTCTGGTATACTCACCACCTTTTTATCTTCTATATCCTTGGCTTAGGGATTCACGGCATTGG TGGAATTGTCCGGGGTCAAACAGAGGAGAGCATAAATGAGGGTCATCCTCACAAGTGTGCAGAGTATTTTGAGATGTGGGATGATCATGATTGCCGCTGTAGGCGCCCTGAGTTTGAAGGGCAGCCCCCTGAG tcttggaagtggatccttgCACCGGTCATTCTTTATATCTGTGAAAGGATCCTCCGGTTTTATCGCTCCCAGCAGAAAGTTGTGATTACCAAG GTTGTTATGCACCCATCCAAAGTTTTGGAATTGCAGATGAACAAGCGTGGCTTCAGCATGGAAGTGGGGCAGTATATCTTTGTTAATTGCCCCTCAATCTCTCCCCTGGAATGGCATCCTTTTACTTTGACCTCTGCTCCAGAGGAAGATTTCTTCTCCATTCATATCCGAGCAGCAGGGGACTGGACAGAAAATCTCATAAGGGCTTTTGAACAACAGTATTCACCAATTCCCAG GATTGAAGTGGATGGTCCCTTTGGCACAGCCAGTGAGGATGTTTTCCAGTATGAAGTGGCTGTGCTGGTTGGAGCAGGAATTGGGGTCACCCCCTTTGCTTCTATCTTGAAATCCATCTGGTACAAATTCCGGTGTGCAGACCAcaacctcaaaacaaaaaag ATCTATTTCTACTGGATCTGCAGGGAGACAGGTGCCTTTTCCTGGTTCAACGACCTGTTGACTTCCCTGGAACAGGAGATGGAGGAATTAGGCAAAGTGGGTTTTCTAAACTACCGTCTCTTTCTCACTGGATGGGACAGCAACATT GTCTGTAGTGGGAGTTTTCTTATGTGGCCCTCAGACTTTGGCAAAGAGCCTGCGCAAATGCTGTCACCGATATTCCAGTCTGGATCCTAG